A part of Gemmatimonas groenlandica genomic DNA contains:
- a CDS encoding NAD(P)-binding protein has protein sequence MMQTDYVVVGAGAAGMAITDALLTHTDATVTMVDRRHAPGGHWIDTYPYVRLHQPSAFYGVDSTALGQNTIDTTGLNAGFYERASADEIRSYYGQVMQHRFLASGRVRYFPNCEYLNDQRVGSRVSGAIWELRAARKVIDTTYLEGDIPATSPPPFEVADGVRCVPAGAITHLQERPETFVVIGGGKTALDACVWLLEQGVAPEAIRWVKPRESWWINRKYVQPATLLPDLYRGHALHLEATAQATSVRDLFARLEAKRFMLRVDTEVEPSMYRGAFISETELDLVRTIKNVVRLGHVRRIDQHTITLDQGQVPTSARSLHIHCAARALPRPELRPMFEPDRITVQPFMRGLACFQFAMVGVAEALLNTDDEKNRVLPPINYWDSTRDSLTSLLAGVAHAKARADYPALAAWANTSRLNPMGDLGPYRDHPDVLEARALIQHHSAAAYGNMSRLIAM, from the coding sequence ATGATGCAAACGGACTACGTGGTCGTCGGTGCGGGAGCTGCCGGTATGGCCATCACCGATGCGTTGCTCACCCATACCGACGCCACCGTCACGATGGTGGACCGCCGTCACGCGCCCGGCGGACACTGGATCGATACCTACCCGTACGTGCGACTGCACCAGCCCTCGGCATTTTATGGAGTGGATTCCACAGCACTCGGGCAGAACACGATTGACACGACTGGCTTGAATGCCGGGTTCTACGAGCGCGCCAGCGCGGACGAGATCCGCTCGTACTATGGGCAGGTCATGCAGCACCGCTTTCTCGCCAGTGGACGCGTACGGTATTTCCCCAACTGCGAGTACCTGAACGACCAACGCGTTGGTTCACGAGTGAGTGGGGCAATCTGGGAGTTACGCGCCGCGCGCAAAGTCATCGATACGACATACCTGGAGGGCGACATCCCCGCCACGAGTCCGCCGCCGTTTGAGGTCGCAGACGGCGTGCGGTGTGTCCCGGCGGGTGCCATCACGCATCTTCAGGAGAGACCGGAAACGTTTGTGGTCATCGGCGGCGGAAAGACGGCCCTTGACGCGTGTGTCTGGTTGCTTGAACAGGGCGTTGCGCCAGAAGCCATTCGGTGGGTCAAGCCGCGAGAGAGCTGGTGGATAAACCGCAAGTATGTGCAGCCGGCCACACTCCTGCCCGATCTCTATCGCGGCCATGCGCTCCACTTGGAAGCCACGGCGCAGGCTACGTCAGTTCGCGACCTGTTTGCCCGGCTGGAGGCAAAGCGCTTCATGCTGCGCGTCGACACTGAGGTAGAGCCGAGCATGTATCGCGGCGCATTCATCAGTGAGACCGAACTCGATCTGGTCCGTACGATCAAGAACGTCGTACGACTCGGTCACGTGCGGCGGATCGATCAGCACACCATCACGCTCGATCAGGGTCAGGTACCAACCAGTGCGCGCAGCCTGCACATTCACTGTGCGGCGCGTGCCCTTCCGCGGCCCGAATTACGGCCAATGTTTGAACCGGACCGAATCACCGTCCAGCCGTTCATGCGAGGACTCGCCTGCTTCCAGTTTGCGATGGTGGGAGTCGCCGAGGCGTTGTTGAACACGGACGACGAAAAGAACCGCGTGTTACCTCCGATCAACTACTGGGACTCGACCAGAGATTCCCTCACCAGCCTGCTGGCTGGAGTCGCCCACGCAAAGGCTCGTGCCGACTACCCGGCGCTCGCCGCGTGGGCGAATACGTCGCGTCTCAATCCGATGGGAGATCTCGGGCCGTATCGTGATCACCCCGACGTGCTGGAGGCGCGAGCACTGATCCAACATCATAGTGCTGCGGCCTACGGCAACATGTCGCGACTGATTGCGATGTGA
- a CDS encoding serine/threonine-protein kinase gives MSTFDDLQVALGTGYRLDRELGGGGMSRVFLADDLALRRQVVLKVLPSELAGVVHLERFNRETLLLARLQHPHIVPVLNVGSLHGLPWFSMPYIEGESLRARIDRVPELPIADVVSVLRDVAKALAYAHERGIIHRDIKPDNILLTGDAATVADFGIAKAVSSARAETHGDALTQIGIAIGTPAYMSPEQAAGSDAIDQRSDLYALGCVAYEMLSGTAPFAGRPFQRQLVAQITETVPPISERRSGIPPALASLVMQCLAKDPALRPQEARDMVLALEQTDVRSGEIPQATSSVTSVWRAIVTWGAAVVVLGLVAKVATSSIGLPTWVFPATLLITALGLPLILVTGFVQRVARANATTITSATAYASSPSASASASDTAPTRLSRAALAASPHLTWARVEKGSIAVIGAFALMIAGFMGLRAMGVGPAGSLQASGAFADHERLVMTDFSVRGADTLLGRVASDAVRAGLVQSGALTLLTPTEIGEALTRMQRPRDSRLALDLMRDVATREGVRAIVDGELTAVGSSYILAVRLVTADSGRELASYRATAESPDRLIQMADELSRKLRARIGESLRVVNATPPLERVTTSSLEALRRYSAGVRAADVEGNTLRAAELFREAVAIDTLFAEGWRRLGLLLANMTAAPGAADSALSKAYQLRGRLTEIDAERVTASYFAAGTHADRVKAIQAFERVLALGDSSVLGNLAGRYESRREFARAEVLRRLVVQRDSGVLRLSALRSNLFLQGHWSGVDSIEAIVRRRFPKDNLNSAWARTRAQLSGDLPLYRRLVDSAVVEGDARDPVQTANRQMMLALTEGRLRDADRFRGVSLATYRAQGVPIDAFTASYMSLESTIDAGAPVSEALRDFEAARAGAPPTSRVAASLAAARVYAKLGMASRMKEALADFDRSVSDSTARKRYADSRMAIVTELAMAEGRWAQAVASARRADQEADGPATNCVECLSLELLRVFAEQGVADSALAQYDAYRRTPYGMRPRVGPDLTVPARTMLALARIYEARGDARNAAAAYRDYATRYERADADLQPSVRDARARMQALLPAESLRR, from the coding sequence ATGAGCACCTTTGACGACCTCCAGGTCGCACTCGGTACCGGGTACCGGCTGGACCGCGAGCTTGGTGGCGGCGGGATGTCCCGCGTCTTTCTTGCTGACGATCTCGCGCTGCGTCGCCAGGTCGTGCTGAAAGTACTGCCGAGCGAACTGGCGGGCGTTGTACATCTGGAACGATTCAACCGCGAGACGTTGTTGTTGGCGCGGCTGCAGCACCCGCATATCGTGCCCGTGCTCAACGTCGGGTCACTGCACGGGCTCCCGTGGTTCAGCATGCCGTACATCGAGGGCGAATCGCTGCGGGCCCGTATCGACCGCGTACCCGAACTGCCCATCGCCGACGTGGTGAGCGTGTTGCGCGACGTGGCCAAGGCGCTCGCCTACGCGCACGAGCGCGGGATCATCCATCGCGATATCAAGCCCGACAACATTCTGCTCACCGGTGACGCCGCCACCGTGGCCGACTTCGGCATCGCCAAGGCCGTGAGCTCGGCGCGCGCCGAGACGCATGGTGACGCCCTCACGCAGATCGGCATAGCCATCGGTACCCCGGCGTACATGTCGCCGGAACAGGCGGCCGGTAGCGATGCGATCGATCAGCGCTCGGACCTCTACGCTCTCGGATGCGTCGCATACGAGATGCTGTCCGGCACGGCGCCGTTTGCCGGTCGCCCGTTCCAGCGACAGTTGGTCGCGCAAATCACCGAGACGGTGCCACCGATCTCGGAGCGCCGGTCCGGCATTCCGCCCGCCTTGGCCTCGCTGGTGATGCAGTGTCTGGCGAAGGACCCCGCGCTGCGCCCGCAGGAGGCGCGCGACATGGTGCTGGCGCTCGAACAGACGGATGTGCGTAGCGGAGAGATTCCGCAGGCCACGAGCAGTGTGACCAGTGTGTGGCGTGCCATCGTGACGTGGGGCGCCGCGGTCGTCGTGCTGGGGCTGGTCGCGAAAGTCGCGACGTCGAGTATCGGCCTCCCCACGTGGGTGTTTCCGGCGACTCTGCTGATCACGGCGCTCGGCCTCCCACTCATTCTCGTGACCGGGTTCGTGCAGCGCGTGGCGCGCGCCAACGCAACCACGATTACGAGCGCAACCGCGTACGCCTCCTCCCCCTCCGCCTCCGCCTCAGCGAGCGACACCGCGCCGACGCGCCTGTCGCGGGCGGCGTTGGCGGCGAGCCCGCACCTCACCTGGGCTCGTGTCGAGAAGGGCAGCATCGCCGTGATTGGCGCGTTTGCGCTTATGATAGCCGGATTCATGGGCCTTCGGGCGATGGGCGTCGGACCGGCGGGCTCGCTGCAAGCCAGTGGCGCATTCGCCGATCACGAGCGCCTCGTCATGACTGACTTTTCGGTGCGTGGCGCTGACACGCTGCTTGGCCGCGTGGCCTCCGATGCCGTACGGGCGGGCCTCGTGCAGTCTGGTGCCCTCACGCTGCTCACGCCCACGGAGATCGGCGAGGCACTCACGCGCATGCAGCGTCCGCGTGACAGCCGGCTTGCGCTCGACCTCATGCGCGATGTCGCCACGCGCGAGGGCGTGCGGGCGATTGTCGATGGCGAACTGACGGCCGTTGGATCGTCGTACATCCTGGCGGTGCGCTTGGTCACGGCCGATTCGGGACGAGAGCTGGCGTCGTATCGGGCAACGGCCGAGAGCCCCGACCGCCTGATTCAGATGGCGGACGAACTCTCTCGCAAGCTGCGCGCGCGCATTGGTGAATCCCTACGCGTCGTGAATGCCACGCCGCCACTCGAACGGGTCACCACCAGTTCGCTCGAGGCGCTGCGTCGATACTCGGCTGGCGTGCGAGCGGCAGACGTTGAAGGCAACACGCTGCGCGCGGCGGAACTGTTCCGCGAGGCCGTGGCCATCGATACGCTCTTTGCCGAAGGGTGGCGGAGGCTGGGACTGCTGCTGGCGAACATGACGGCGGCACCTGGTGCGGCCGATTCCGCGCTTTCCAAGGCGTACCAGCTCCGCGGCCGACTCACGGAGATCGACGCCGAACGGGTGACGGCGTCGTACTTTGCCGCCGGCACACACGCGGATCGCGTTAAGGCCATTCAGGCGTTCGAACGCGTCCTCGCGCTCGGTGACAGCAGCGTGCTGGGCAACCTCGCGGGGCGCTACGAAAGCCGGCGCGAATTTGCCCGGGCCGAGGTGCTGCGCCGACTGGTCGTTCAGCGTGATTCGGGGGTGCTGCGACTCAGTGCGTTGCGTTCGAATCTCTTTTTGCAAGGACACTGGAGCGGCGTCGATTCCATTGAGGCCATCGTTCGCCGCCGATTCCCGAAGGACAACCTGAATAGCGCCTGGGCCAGAACGCGTGCGCAGCTCAGCGGCGACCTGCCGTTGTATCGTCGCCTGGTGGACAGCGCCGTGGTTGAGGGTGACGCGCGCGACCCGGTGCAGACCGCCAACCGACAGATGATGCTGGCGCTGACCGAAGGTCGCTTGCGCGATGCGGATCGTTTTCGCGGAGTGTCGCTGGCGACCTACCGGGCGCAGGGGGTGCCGATTGATGCGTTCACCGCATCGTATATGTCGTTGGAGAGCACGATCGACGCCGGTGCGCCCGTATCGGAGGCGTTGCGTGACTTCGAGGCGGCACGGGCCGGTGCGCCACCGACATCGCGGGTAGCCGCGAGCCTAGCTGCGGCGCGCGTGTACGCCAAGCTCGGCATGGCGTCGCGCATGAAGGAGGCGCTGGCCGATTTCGACCGGAGCGTGAGCGATTCGACCGCGCGAAAGCGCTACGCCGATTCCCGGATGGCGATCGTCACGGAGCTGGCGATGGCCGAGGGACGATGGGCGCAAGCGGTGGCATCGGCACGCCGCGCGGATCAAGAGGCGGATGGGCCGGCCACTAATTGCGTGGAGTGCCTGTCACTGGAGCTGCTGCGGGTGTTTGCCGAGCAGGGCGTTGCCGACTCCGCGTTGGCGCAGTACGACGCCTACCGCCGCACCCCCTATGGCATGCGACCGCGAGTCGGGCCCGACCTCACGGTGCCAGCGCGGACTATGCTGGCGCTGGCGCGCATTTACGAAGCACGGGGAGACGCGCGCAACGCGGCGGCCGCGTATCGCGACTACGCGACGCGCTACGAGCGGGCGGATGCCGACTTACAGCCGAGCGTACGTGACGCACGCGCGCGGATGCAGGCGCTTTTACCCGCGGAGTCGCTGCGGCGCTGA
- a CDS encoding nuclear transport factor 2 family protein produces the protein MHQALVEQLEAALRQAQLDGDVDALDRLIDEALLFVGPDGALASKADDLALHRSGAVRFTSHEPLDLQWRLVAPDVVVVALHARLAVLVNGQPFAGEYRYTRVWACHDEQWRVVAGHVSAA, from the coding sequence ATGCATCAAGCATTAGTCGAACAGTTGGAAGCCGCGCTACGTCAAGCGCAACTCGACGGCGATGTCGACGCGCTCGATCGCCTCATCGACGAGGCGTTGCTCTTTGTCGGACCCGATGGCGCGCTGGCTTCGAAAGCAGACGATCTAGCGCTCCATCGGAGCGGCGCCGTGCGCTTTACGTCGCACGAGCCGCTCGATCTTCAATGGCGCCTCGTGGCGCCCGATGTCGTCGTGGTAGCGCTCCACGCGCGCCTTGCCGTTCTCGTCAACGGACAGCCATTCGCCGGAGAGTATCGCTACACCCGTGTCTGGGCGTGTCACGACGAGCAATGGCGCGTGGTCGCGGGCCACGTCAGCGCGGCATGA
- a CDS encoding VOC family protein produces the protein MTEMQPIVPAGTGAHPIMLVVIAANALRESAAFYAELFGWTLMPLSAELMAGSTPGGPTVALRANVPEGAPASVPFLSVKDVEATLARIVDTGGSIERAPWSMPMMGTMARFRDPSGTVYGLTSAIAPAPVASMPMPTGTNPKPPAGAICSMEMFATDNAVTPEFFRTLFGWGTANTMPRFVGFDPGAGIQGVFQTHTPATTAVSYIFTPDVAAMLTRVDAAGGKRMGDAMGVPGFATFGYFTDPSGTVMGLIG, from the coding sequence ATGACTGAGATGCAACCGATAGTTCCCGCCGGTACCGGCGCACATCCCATCATGCTCGTCGTCATCGCCGCCAACGCGCTGCGCGAATCGGCCGCGTTCTATGCGGAGCTGTTCGGCTGGACGCTCATGCCGTTGTCGGCCGAACTCATGGCGGGCAGCACGCCCGGCGGCCCCACCGTCGCGCTGCGGGCGAACGTCCCCGAGGGAGCGCCGGCCTCGGTGCCGTTTCTCAGCGTCAAGGATGTCGAGGCGACGCTGGCCCGAATCGTCGACACCGGTGGAAGCATCGAGCGCGCCCCGTGGAGCATGCCGATGATGGGTACCATGGCGCGCTTCAGGGATCCGTCCGGCACCGTCTATGGGCTCACCAGCGCCATCGCGCCGGCGCCGGTGGCGTCGATGCCGATGCCCACCGGCACCAACCCCAAGCCGCCCGCCGGCGCCATCTGCAGCATGGAAATGTTCGCCACCGACAACGCCGTCACCCCCGAATTCTTCCGCACCCTCTTCGGCTGGGGCACGGCCAACACCATGCCACGATTCGTCGGATTCGATCCGGGGGCCGGGATTCAAGGCGTGTTCCAGACGCACACCCCCGCCACCACAGCCGTGAGCTACATCTTCACCCCCGACGTCGCCGCTATGCTCACGCGCGTCGATGCCGCCGGCGGCAAGCGCATGGGCGACGCGATGGGTGTGCCGGGCTTCGCCACCTTCGGGTACTTCACCGATCCGTCGGGCACGGTCATGGGATTGATCGGCTGA
- a CDS encoding serine/threonine-protein kinase: MADDTFQFEALTGAVLHDKYRVGRRLGEGGMGAVYLAEHLGIGRAVALKVVRPDLLADPSAAERFVREARAAGGIQHRHVVNVTDFGVDRVAGHDVAYLVMEQLHGETLEAVLEAQPRLPLPLVVDIVAQVSAALAAAHARGVVHRDLKPANIWLTPDVRGGFHVTLLDFGIAKLRDDTFARRDAAPLISVRTHQTDSTATQVGESIGTPAYMSPEQCVGDDVDRRSDLYSLGVVVYQMLAGTLPFRGDTRALLRQHFVAEIPPFPAEAGVPEAVEAVIRRALAKEPAARFATAPAFAAALRAHASGFGESMRRALVMFAERLPELSILGGFFALPGLLATIIGVLGSQLPGLAQPMVWVVVLMAAMLLVTPVAMAGIAAIFGDLRERPFVRIDWRRVARAVIGASDDRSRGDTALYVAWVQTALRRYLATSRATNGNGMKNMLTFVDVFRHGGAPSPPERLEAMALVLPTRAFATMAFAQIGAMLLLPAGAMLAALGLTSALSIPPSRAMPLLALAGGLAFTAVLFLQVFIALVDVMLYDLAYDMTEG, translated from the coding sequence ATGGCTGACGACACATTCCAGTTCGAGGCGCTCACCGGTGCCGTGCTGCACGACAAGTATCGTGTCGGACGTCGCCTCGGTGAGGGGGGTATGGGCGCAGTGTATCTCGCCGAACATCTGGGGATCGGCCGCGCCGTCGCCCTCAAGGTGGTGCGTCCGGATCTGCTGGCCGATCCCTCGGCCGCCGAGCGATTCGTCCGCGAAGCGCGGGCGGCCGGTGGAATTCAGCATCGCCACGTCGTCAATGTCACTGACTTCGGCGTGGATCGGGTGGCTGGCCACGACGTGGCGTATCTCGTGATGGAGCAGCTGCACGGCGAGACGCTCGAGGCCGTGCTCGAGGCGCAGCCTCGCCTGCCGCTGCCGCTGGTTGTCGACATCGTTGCGCAGGTATCGGCCGCACTCGCCGCGGCTCACGCACGGGGCGTCGTCCATCGCGATCTCAAGCCCGCCAACATCTGGCTCACGCCCGACGTACGGGGCGGCTTTCACGTGACGTTGCTCGACTTCGGTATCGCGAAGCTGCGCGATGATACGTTCGCACGGCGTGACGCCGCACCGCTGATATCGGTGCGAACCCACCAGACCGACAGCACAGCGACTCAGGTCGGCGAGTCGATCGGGACGCCCGCGTACATGTCGCCGGAACAGTGCGTGGGCGACGACGTCGATCGGCGCAGCGATCTCTATAGCCTCGGCGTCGTGGTCTATCAGATGCTCGCCGGCACCCTGCCCTTTCGCGGCGACACCCGCGCCTTGCTGCGTCAGCATTTCGTCGCGGAGATCCCACCGTTCCCCGCGGAAGCGGGTGTGCCCGAAGCGGTGGAGGCGGTGATACGGCGTGCGCTCGCCAAGGAGCCTGCCGCCCGCTTCGCGACAGCGCCCGCCTTCGCGGCGGCGCTGCGCGCGCACGCCTCGGGCTTCGGCGAGAGTATGCGGCGCGCGCTGGTCATGTTCGCCGAGCGTCTCCCGGAATTGTCCATCCTCGGCGGCTTCTTCGCGCTGCCTGGGCTACTGGCGACGATCATCGGCGTGCTCGGCTCGCAGCTGCCCGGCTTGGCGCAACCGATGGTCTGGGTGGTCGTGCTGATGGCGGCGATGCTGCTCGTAACGCCGGTCGCGATGGCGGGCATCGCCGCGATCTTCGGTGATCTGCGCGAACGGCCGTTCGTCCGCATCGACTGGCGCCGCGTCGCGCGCGCGGTGATCGGCGCGAGTGACGACAGGTCCCGCGGCGATACGGCGCTGTATGTGGCCTGGGTGCAGACCGCCCTCCGCCGCTATCTCGCGACCAGTCGCGCGACGAACGGCAACGGCATGAAGAACATGCTCACCTTCGTCGACGTGTTCCGTCATGGCGGCGCGCCGAGCCCTCCCGAGCGGCTGGAGGCGATGGCACTCGTGCTTCCCACGCGCGCGTTCGCGACCATGGCCTTCGCGCAGATCGGTGCCATGCTGTTGCTTCCGGCCGGTGCGATGTTGGCCGCGCTCGGCTTGACCTCCGCGCTGTCGATTCCGCCGTCGCGCGCGATGCCGCTGCTGGCACTGGCGGGCGGCCTCGCGTTTACGGCGGTGTTGTTTCTGCAGGTGTTCATCGCACTCGTAGACGTCATGCTGTACGATCTCGCGTACGACATGACAGAGGGCTAG
- a CDS encoding alkaline phosphatase family protein: MRRIALALVSLSLLSGCHGQIARPANAPRKAVFILLDGIPADVIERVATPNIDAIAAAGGYARAYVGGTLGTPTETPTISAPGYMSLLTATWANKHNVRGNSNQSPNYAYWNIFRIVESADSTRHTAVFSTWLDNRTVLIGAGRAGAGNFKLDHAADGFELDTVAFPHDKASRYILAIDDRVSRDAAAYIATRGPDLSWVYLQHTDDVAHANGDSEASDAAVRQADEFVGRVWAAVKQRESIGERWMIVVTTDHGRDAVSGKGHGGKSTRERTTWIATNQPALDARFTSGAAAIVDITPSLLHHLRIPIRAAVAKEMEGVSFLR, translated from the coding sequence ATGCGCCGCATCGCTCTCGCTCTCGTCAGTCTATCCTTGCTGTCTGGTTGCCACGGCCAGATCGCGCGACCGGCCAACGCGCCACGCAAGGCGGTGTTCATTCTGCTGGATGGCATCCCTGCCGACGTGATCGAGCGCGTGGCCACGCCAAACATCGACGCCATTGCGGCGGCTGGTGGCTATGCACGCGCGTACGTGGGCGGTACGCTGGGCACACCAACCGAGACGCCCACGATTTCAGCGCCGGGTTACATGAGTTTGCTCACCGCCACGTGGGCGAACAAGCACAACGTGCGGGGCAACAGCAACCAGTCCCCCAACTACGCCTACTGGAACATCTTCCGCATTGTCGAATCGGCCGACTCGACGCGCCACACGGCCGTCTTCTCCACGTGGCTCGACAATCGGACGGTACTCATCGGGGCAGGACGCGCGGGCGCGGGCAACTTCAAGCTCGATCACGCGGCGGATGGATTCGAGCTCGACACGGTCGCGTTCCCGCATGACAAAGCGTCACGCTATATCCTCGCCATCGATGACCGCGTATCGCGCGACGCGGCGGCGTACATCGCGACGCGTGGTCCCGACTTGAGCTGGGTGTACTTGCAGCACACCGACGACGTCGCCCACGCGAACGGTGACAGTGAAGCCTCGGATGCCGCGGTGCGGCAGGCCGACGAGTTCGTGGGGCGCGTCTGGGCGGCAGTGAAGCAGCGCGAGTCCATCGGTGAGCGCTGGATGATCGTGGTCACCACCGATCACGGCCGCGATGCCGTGAGCGGCAAGGGACACGGTGGCAAGTCGACGCGGGAGCGAACGACGTGGATCGCCACCAATCAGCCCGCGCTCGATGCGCGCTTCACCAGCGGTGCCGCCGCGATCGTGGATATCACACCATCCCTCCTGCACCACCTGCGCATTCCCATTCGGGCAGCGGTGGCGAAGGAGATGGAGGGCGTCTCGTTCCTACGTTAG
- a CDS encoding SRPBCC domain-containing protein: MSQPFVLNPTLDFAIERFIDAPVRLAWEALTKPEHLKEWYMPKAWGRVSNAELELRPGGIIRIDIVVGEGQEVPNLGCILDVVPMQRLVWTSMLFPDYRPAVFDDIPITAMMTMESVGTGTRYVFTALHRNEADLKNNMASGFYQGTEIAIDQFVAHALSLT, encoded by the coding sequence ATGAGCCAGCCATTCGTCTTGAACCCGACACTCGATTTCGCCATCGAGCGTTTCATCGATGCGCCCGTCCGACTCGCTTGGGAAGCGCTCACGAAGCCGGAGCATCTCAAGGAGTGGTACATGCCCAAGGCGTGGGGGCGTGTGTCTAATGCCGAACTGGAGCTGCGGCCGGGCGGCATCATCCGCATCGACATCGTCGTCGGAGAAGGTCAGGAAGTACCCAATCTCGGCTGCATCCTCGACGTCGTGCCCATGCAGCGGCTCGTCTGGACGTCGATGCTATTTCCGGACTATCGCCCGGCCGTCTTTGACGACATTCCCATCACCGCCATGATGACGATGGAAAGCGTGGGCACGGGCACGCGCTATGTCTTTACCGCGCTGCATCGGAATGAAGCGGACCTCAAGAACAACATGGCGTCAGGGTTCTACCAGGGCACCGAGATCGCCATCGATCAGTTCGTCGCGCATGCGCTCTCGCTAACGTAG
- a CDS encoding ArsR/SmtB family transcription factor, producing the protein MGSDMVQTAATDAVFHALSNPTRREVLERLSVGPATVSDLAARFDMQLPSFVQHLAVLEKSRLVKSTKQGRVRTYEIAPERFTVVENWLTARRREWEERLDRFDAHVKHLKERESQS; encoded by the coding sequence ATGGGATCGGACATGGTGCAGACCGCCGCCACTGACGCAGTATTTCACGCCTTGTCCAACCCGACACGGCGCGAAGTGCTGGAGCGCCTATCCGTCGGCCCAGCGACCGTCAGCGATCTGGCGGCACGGTTCGACATGCAGCTGCCGTCGTTCGTGCAGCACCTCGCAGTACTCGAGAAGAGTCGACTCGTGAAGTCGACGAAACAGGGGCGCGTGCGGACGTATGAGATCGCGCCGGAACGGTTCACCGTCGTCGAGAATTGGCTCACCGCCCGTCGCCGGGAATGGGAGGAGCGACTCGACCGGTTCGATGCGCACGTCAAACATCTCAAGGAGAGGGAATCGCAATCATGA
- a CDS encoding creatininase family protein, with amino-acid sequence MRTRLMVLLTMPLLAASASAQATGGTGGAGGAGGGAQAAQRQAAANKPRTIDGINTVWLEELTQPEFRDMIKDGYTTVLVMTGGVENNDGNLQMNKHNINIKLLGEMMARKMGKTLVAPLVTLEPGNAGANIQPGRAGPMLSQATYAALLFDMGNYLRSMGFKEIYYMGDSGGNGRGMQSAADSLTKVYADSPDKVSFKHIPEFYNHTSVVQPYIQNDLKIPEGIKIGASTGTSGLHEELGIDATMALADPQSIRFAQRVKAGQAEINGIKFESLKWLQDLGRKVADLRVTTAINAITAYRATLPKP; translated from the coding sequence ATGCGAACACGACTGATGGTGCTGTTGACGATGCCACTGCTGGCGGCGAGCGCATCGGCGCAGGCCACGGGAGGCACTGGCGGTGCCGGTGGTGCCGGTGGCGGGGCGCAAGCGGCTCAGCGACAGGCGGCGGCGAACAAGCCGCGGACCATCGACGGGATCAACACGGTGTGGCTCGAGGAACTCACCCAGCCCGAGTTCCGCGACATGATCAAGGACGGCTACACGACCGTGCTGGTCATGACGGGAGGCGTCGAGAACAACGACGGCAACCTCCAGATGAACAAGCACAACATCAACATCAAGTTGCTGGGCGAGATGATGGCGCGGAAAATGGGCAAGACGCTGGTCGCGCCGCTCGTCACGCTCGAACCGGGCAATGCCGGCGCCAACATTCAGCCCGGTCGCGCCGGCCCGATGCTGTCGCAGGCCACGTACGCCGCGCTGCTGTTCGACATGGGGAACTACCTGCGCAGCATGGGCTTCAAAGAGATCTACTACATGGGTGACAGCGGCGGAAACGGACGCGGCATGCAGAGCGCCGCCGATTCACTCACCAAGGTGTATGCCGACAGTCCGGACAAGGTGTCGTTCAAGCACATCCCCGAGTTCTACAACCACACCAGTGTGGTGCAGCCGTACATCCAGAACGACCTCAAAATCCCTGAAGGCATCAAGATCGGTGCGAGCACCGGCACCAGCGGATTGCACGAGGAGCTCGGCATCGACGCGACGATGGCGCTGGCTGATCCGCAGTCGATCCGCTTCGCGCAGCGCGTGAAGGCCGGGCAGGCGGAAATCAATGGCATCAAGTTCGAGTCGCTGAAGTGGCTGCAGGACCTCGGTCGCAAGGTGGCGGACTTGCGCGTGACCACGGCGATCAACGCGATCACCGCCTACCGGGCCACGCTGCCCAAGCCGTAA